Proteins co-encoded in one Apis mellifera strain DH4 linkage group LG15, Amel_HAv3.1, whole genome shotgun sequence genomic window:
- the LOC410585 gene encoding DE-cadherin isoform X2: protein MSRKLTSNHIIRTWARPRYFLLSFLLLCGTLANATRLRHSRHLDLRSQFSNDEEFAMQQDENHNHKPVFSNCSNYAPVVKEEEPVGTVVIQVHAKDRDNPDNGGTITYSFVTAPGEKLKFEINNRTGLIRTTQVLDRDEPAREKEAYLTVLATDNGRPQLDDVCTFKVTIEDVNDNSPVFDKVAYTESVPQDLPLSREVMRVSATDIDDGNNSVVYYSLSPKKPEDGVYFRIDRNTGVIFLNKTIDKVPDYKFSMTATAQDQGENPKSNVIDLDIRVVESHKKAPVFLPRPAEPIRLQENFSDFDASIVQLKAVLNSGDKLLFELVPGTTEQTNKGNTFRLESNKDVADIKLSQHLDYESNTQYTLIVRVQNKYQLAAETTVVIEVLDVNDNIPVFREMKKGSVLENEPPGVPVMQVRAIDADGTSAHNQVTYELDNFRDLFAIDKYTGNITTLTTFDREDEDTYNVKVIAVDNSPSALFKTGEHNKGQQVFRIEIADKNDNAPHFTQAVYTANSILENANINEAVTEVKALDSDTASPVTYSIIFGNTDDSFYIEDTTGKIRVKKPLDYEKITEYNLTVRAFDGLYNDTAQVKIFIENVNDNPPVFEDFNKNPTIEEEKLVEGCITTVVAYDPDITNRNADQHIAYAIVKEDQQPLIGIDKSGCITLKKPLDRDPPLGYPMWTVIVMARDEDGSPTALRELVMVNITLIDINDNAPFLDMPYPVVWDENKPPGKITELKARDWDSEENGPPFHFQIDKNTADDEIQAKFAIRDADLFARVEFNREERKSYDIPIAITDSGTPPMTGTSTLTVIIGDENDNPMSEGSSSIFVYNYKGEAPKTEIGRVYVNDPDDWDLPDKHFAWASTHEGFLLNQDTGMITLLPGISNDTFVLKFIVTEHSTYIPRHQVNAYVNVTVKELPEEAVERSGSVRFFGMTAHDFVAPDEETGVSRKEIFQERIADMLNTSVENVDVFTVLHSPHHNNESLLDVRFSAHGSPYYAPEKLNTILAQHAKEIERELKTDILLVNIDECLFEKQYCNNSCRSYLNASTVPYPVYTNTSTFVGVRAIVDPQCTCHVYEPIVCLNGGTPLADRCECPPGLEGPRCELLGIGFHGDGWAVMPPPGQACDDSHLGLEITPHMDNGLVFYFGPMTYSPKMKIQDFMALELQQGYAVLYMDYGTGTVRLDQRHIKLTDGKSHKIDIYFTKNAIEMKVDNCGISACISLTPPQGPNELLNVNSPMQIGGTLTNLAQLASQLGWDFKPTNKGFVGCIRNMTFNGNTYNLGMPSLSRNADPGCDHGMAKAVSFGIDTNFLVAILVCIAILLILLLAVVVHRRKTDDLYKDMDDIRENIINYEDEGGGEVDTGYDLNVLRTIYDAPPIDSKIPPVGMKTRGSDEVPDICGFLDGKKESCDKDPDTNPFDDVRHYAYEGEGNSEGSLSSLASCTDDGDLKFNYLSNFGPRFRKLADMYGEEPSDEESDGVGERESESWC from the exons CGAACGCGACCAGATTGAGGCATTCGAGACACCTGGATTTGAGATCTCAGTTCTCCAACGACGAAGAATTTGCG ATGCAGCAGGATGAAAATCACAATCACAAGCCTGTGTTCTCGAATTGTTCGAATTACGCGCCAGTTGTGAAGGAGGAGGAACCGGTGGGCACAGTTGTGATCCAAGTACACGCCAAGGACAGGGACAATCCGGACAACGGag GTACCATCACTTACAGTTTCGTGACCGCGCCTGGCGAGAAGTTGAAATTCGAGATCAACAATAGAACCGGACTGATCAGGACGACGCAGGTGTTGGACAGGGATGAACCGGCTCGTGAAAAAGAGGCCTACCTGACCGTTCTCGCGACCGACAATGGAAGACCGCAGCTCGACGACGTGTGCACGTTCAAAGTCACCATCGAGGACGTGAACGACAATTCCCCCGTTTTTGACAAAGTG GCGTACACCGAATCAGTGCCGCAAGACTTGCCCCTTAGCCGAGAGGTTATGAGGGTATCCGCAACGGACATCGACGACGGGAACAACTCCGTCGTGTATTACAGCCTGTCGCCCAAGAAGCCCGAGGACGGCGTTTACTTTCGAATAGATCGCAACACGGGCGTGATATTTCTCAACAAAACCATCGAC AAAGTGCCGGATTACAAGTTCAGCATGACAGCGACGGCCCAGGACCAGGGAGAGAATCCAAAGTCGAACGTGATCGATCTGGACATACGTGTGGTCGAGTCCCACAAGAAAGCGCCTGTGTTCCTGCCGAGACCCGCCGAGCCGATTCGTTTGCAGGAAAATTTCAGCGACTTCGATGCGAGCATCGTGCAATTAAAGGCTGTGTTGAACAGCGGCGATAAACTtctgttcgagctggttccaGGCACGACGGAGCAAACCAATAAAGGGAATACCTTCAG ATTGGAATCGAACAAGGACGTAGCCGATATAAAGCTGTCCCAGCACCTCGACTACGAGAGCAACACGCAGTACACGCTGATCGTGCGTGTGCAGAATAAGTATCAGTTGGCAGCTGAGACTACGGTCGTTATAGAGGTGTTGGACGTGAACGACAATATACCGGTGTTTCGTGAGATGAAGAAGGGGAGCGTGCTCGAGAACGAGCCACCGGGTGTTCCTGTGATGCAAGTGCGCGCCATAGACGCAGACGGGACCTCGGCTCACAATCAG GTTACCTACGAGCTGGACAACTTCAGAGATCTTTTCGCCATCGACAAGTACACCGGCAACATCACCACGTTGACCACGTTTGACAGAGAAGACGAGGATACGTACAACGTGAAGGTGATCGCGGTGGACAATTCACCGAGCGCCCTTTTCAAGACGGGAGAGCACAACAAGGGCCAGCAAGTGTTCAGGATCGAGATCGCGGATAAAAACGACAATGCACCTCACTTCACGCAAGCCGTGTACACCGCAAACTCGATCCTCGAGAATGCAAACATAAACGAGGCTGTAACGGAGGTGAAAGCCCTCGATTCAGACACCGCAAGCCCAGTTACGTACAGTATCATATTCGGTAACACCGACGATAGTTTCTACATCGAGGACACGACCGGTAAGATTCGCGTGAAGAAACCTTTGGATTACGAGAAGATCACGGAATACAACTTGACGGTTAGAGCGTTCGACGGTTTGTACAACGACACTGCTCAGGTAAAGATTTTCATAGAGAACGTGAACGATAATCCGCCAGTTTTCGAAGACTTTAACAAGAATCCCACTATAGAGGAGGAAAAACTGGTTGAAG GTTGCATCACCACCGTGGTCGCTTACGATCCCGATATCACGAACAGGAACGCTGATCAGCATATTGCTTACGCCATTGTAAAAGAGGATCAGCAACCTTTGATCGGTATCGATAAATCTGGTTGCATAACGTTGAAGAAACCTCTCGATCGGGATCCGCCCTTGGGATACCCTATGTGGAcg GTGATCGTAATGGCTCGGGACGAGGATGGATCTCCGACCGCGTTACGAGAACTGGTAATGGTGAATATCACGTTGATCGATATAAACGACAACGCGCCGTTCCTAGATATGCCGTATCCGGTCGTTTGGGACGAGAACAAGCCACCAGGGAAGATAACGGAGCTGAAAGCTCGGGATTGGGACTCGGAAGAGAACGGTCCACCTTTTCACTTCCAAATAGACAAGAATACCGCGGACGACGAGATTCAGGCGAAATTCGCTATTCGAGATGCCGACTTGTTCGCACGGGTCGAGTTCAATCGGGAAGAACGGAAGAGCTACGATATCCCGATCGCCATCACGGATAGCGGTACACCACCGATGACGGGAACGTCGACTTTGACCGTGATAATAGGGGACGAGAATGATAACCCGATGTCGGAAGGGTCGAGCTCGATATTCGTTTACAATTACAAGGGCGAAGCGCCGAAAACGGAGATCGGCCGGGTGTACGTGAACGATCCGGACGACTGGGATTTGCCCGATAAACATTTCGCCTGGGCCTCGACGCACGAAGGATTTTTGTTGAATCAGGACACCGGCATGATCACCCTTCTACCGGGCATCTCGAACGACACGTTCGTTCTCAAGTTCATAGTGACCGAGCACAGTACGTATATCCCGAGGCATCAAGTGAACGCATACGTGAACGTAACTGTGAAAGAATTGCCGGAAGAAGCGGTGGAGAGATCGGGCTCGGTCCGTTTCTTTGGAATGACAGCGCACGATTTCGTCGCGCCCGATGAAGAAACCGGTGTCAGCAGGaaggaaatatttcaagaaagaatCGCCGACATGCTTAACACCTCGGTGGAGAACGTGGATGTGTTCACGGTGCTTCACTCGCCGCATCACAACAACGAGAGCTTGTTAGACGTTCGTTTCTCGGCGCACGGAAGTCCCTATTACGCCCCCGAGAAATTGAACACGATTCTGGCCCAGCATGCGAAGGAGATCGAGCGAGAGTTAAAGACCGATATTCTTCTCGTGAACATCGACGAGTGCCTGTTCGAGAAACAGTATTGCAACAATAGTTGTCGTAGCTATCTGAATGCCAGCACGGTTCCGTATCCGGTTTATACGAATACGAGTACGTTCGTTGGCGTACGAGCCATCGTAGATCCCCAGTGCACTTGCCACGTGTACGAACCAATAGTTTGCCTGAATGGAGGCACACCGTTGGCTGACCGATGCGAGTGTCCTCCTGGTCTCGAAGGACCAAGATGCGAGCTTCTCGGCATTGGATTTCACGGGGATGGCTGGGCAGTAATGCCACCGCCTGGTCAAGCTTGCGACGACTCTCACCTGG GTCTAGAGATAACGCCTCACATGGACAACGGTCTTGTGTTTTATTTTGGCCCTATGACGTATAGCCCGAAGATGAAAATTCAAGACTTCATGGCTTTGGAACTGCAACAAGGATATGCTGTTCTTTACATGGATTATGGAACTGGCACTGTGCGACTCGATCAACGGCATATCAAACTCACCGATGGCAAAAGCCAcaagatagatatttatttcacgaaGAAT GCGATTGAGATGAAGGTAGACAATTGCGGAATTTCAGCTTGCATTAGTTTAACCCCACCGCAAGGACCAAACGAGCTGTTGAATGTAAATAGTCCAATGCAAATCGGTGGAACTTTGACTAATCTTGCACAACTAGCCTCGCAATTAGGATGGGATTTCAAACCTACTAATAAAGGATTCGTTGGATGTATACGCAACATGACTTTCAATGGAAAT ACATATAACTTAGGAATGCCATCACTATCTAGAAATGCGGATCCTGGTTGCGATCACGGAATGGCAAAGGCAGTTTCCTTTGGAATCGATACCAATTTTCTTGTCGCAATTTTAGTTTGCATCgcgattttgttaatattgttGTTAGCAGTAGTAGTACACAGACGAAAAACTGATGATCTTTACAAGGATATGGACGACATAAGAgagaatataatcaattatgagGACGAAGGTGGCGGTGAGGTAGATACAGGTTACGACTTAAACGTTCTTCGAACGATTTACGATGCTCCGCCTATCGATTCAAAAATACCACCTGTTGGCATGAAAACGAGAG GGTCTGATGAAGTACCAGACATTTGCGGTTTTCTAGACGGCAAGAAAGAAAGCTGTGACAAGGATCCCGATACAAATCCATTCGACGATGTCAGGCATTATGCTTATGAAGGCGAAGGCAATTCAGAGGGTTCCTTGTCGTCTTTGGCTTCTT GTACTGACGATGGAGATCTCaagttcaattatttatcgaattttggaCCGAGATTCCGAAAATTAGCTGACATGTATGGAGAAGAGCCTAGCGATGAGGAGAGTGACGGTGTCGGAGAACGAGAAAGCGAGAGCTGGTGTTGA
- the LOC102656552 gene encoding hypertrehalosaemic prohormone gives MPLTYKTSFGLVILSYVFTFARFEYQIRGQLLRIALLVLFAILIDDMHRKLRPSFFAFSIILLLCLILNTGVEAQLNFSTGWGKRSQRIGVVEWGVRTECATQAKPSVEQLLSVYHLIQIEARKMLDCRKLNE, from the exons ATGCCGTTAACCTATAAAACGAGCTTCGGTCTCGTTATCCTGTCATATGTGTTCACGTTCGCACGCTTCGAGTATCAAATACGAGGACAACTTTTACGAATCGCGTTGCTTGTTCTATTCGCGATTCTAATTGACGACAT GCATCGTAAGCTTCGACCAAGTTTTTTCGCTTTCTCGATTATATTGCTACTATGTTTGATTTTGAATACTGGAGTTGAAgctcaattgaatttttcgactGGTTGGGGAAAAAGAAGTCAAAGGATCGGAGTTGTCGAATGGGGTGTTAGAACCGAGTGTGCTACGCAAGCCAAACCTTCAGTGGAACAATTGCTAAGTGTTTACCATTTGATACAG aTAGAAGCGCGAAAAATGTTGGATTGTCGGAAATTGAACGAGTGA
- the LOC410585 gene encoding DE-cadherin isoform X1 produces the protein MSRKLTSNHIIRTWARPRYFLLSFLLLCGTLANATRLRHSRHLDLRSQFSNDEEFAMQQDENHNHKPVFSNCSNYAPVVKEEEPVGTVVIQVHAKDRDNPDNGGTITYSFVTAPGEKLKFEINNRTGLIRTTQVLDRDEPAREKEAYLTVLATDNGRPQLDDVCTFKVTIEDVNDNSPVFDKVVFRGYVWKAYTESVPQDLPLSREVMRVSATDIDDGNNSVVYYSLSPKKPEDGVYFRIDRNTGVIFLNKTIDKVPDYKFSMTATAQDQGENPKSNVIDLDIRVVESHKKAPVFLPRPAEPIRLQENFSDFDASIVQLKAVLNSGDKLLFELVPGTTEQTNKGNTFRLESNKDVADIKLSQHLDYESNTQYTLIVRVQNKYQLAAETTVVIEVLDVNDNIPVFREMKKGSVLENEPPGVPVMQVRAIDADGTSAHNQVTYELDNFRDLFAIDKYTGNITTLTTFDREDEDTYNVKVIAVDNSPSALFKTGEHNKGQQVFRIEIADKNDNAPHFTQAVYTANSILENANINEAVTEVKALDSDTASPVTYSIIFGNTDDSFYIEDTTGKIRVKKPLDYEKITEYNLTVRAFDGLYNDTAQVKIFIENVNDNPPVFEDFNKNPTIEEEKLVEGCITTVVAYDPDITNRNADQHIAYAIVKEDQQPLIGIDKSGCITLKKPLDRDPPLGYPMWTVIVMARDEDGSPTALRELVMVNITLIDINDNAPFLDMPYPVVWDENKPPGKITELKARDWDSEENGPPFHFQIDKNTADDEIQAKFAIRDADLFARVEFNREERKSYDIPIAITDSGTPPMTGTSTLTVIIGDENDNPMSEGSSSIFVYNYKGEAPKTEIGRVYVNDPDDWDLPDKHFAWASTHEGFLLNQDTGMITLLPGISNDTFVLKFIVTEHSTYIPRHQVNAYVNVTVKELPEEAVERSGSVRFFGMTAHDFVAPDEETGVSRKEIFQERIADMLNTSVENVDVFTVLHSPHHNNESLLDVRFSAHGSPYYAPEKLNTILAQHAKEIERELKTDILLVNIDECLFEKQYCNNSCRSYLNASTVPYPVYTNTSTFVGVRAIVDPQCTCHVYEPIVCLNGGTPLADRCECPPGLEGPRCELLGIGFHGDGWAVMPPPGQACDDSHLGLEITPHMDNGLVFYFGPMTYSPKMKIQDFMALELQQGYAVLYMDYGTGTVRLDQRHIKLTDGKSHKIDIYFTKNAIEMKVDNCGISACISLTPPQGPNELLNVNSPMQIGGTLTNLAQLASQLGWDFKPTNKGFVGCIRNMTFNGNTYNLGMPSLSRNADPGCDHGMAKAVSFGIDTNFLVAILVCIAILLILLLAVVVHRRKTDDLYKDMDDIRENIINYEDEGGGEVDTGYDLNVLRTIYDAPPIDSKIPPVGMKTRGSDEVPDICGFLDGKKESCDKDPDTNPFDDVRHYAYEGEGNSEGSLSSLASCTDDGDLKFNYLSNFGPRFRKLADMYGEEPSDEESDGVGERESESWC, from the exons CGAACGCGACCAGATTGAGGCATTCGAGACACCTGGATTTGAGATCTCAGTTCTCCAACGACGAAGAATTTGCG ATGCAGCAGGATGAAAATCACAATCACAAGCCTGTGTTCTCGAATTGTTCGAATTACGCGCCAGTTGTGAAGGAGGAGGAACCGGTGGGCACAGTTGTGATCCAAGTACACGCCAAGGACAGGGACAATCCGGACAACGGag GTACCATCACTTACAGTTTCGTGACCGCGCCTGGCGAGAAGTTGAAATTCGAGATCAACAATAGAACCGGACTGATCAGGACGACGCAGGTGTTGGACAGGGATGAACCGGCTCGTGAAAAAGAGGCCTACCTGACCGTTCTCGCGACCGACAATGGAAGACCGCAGCTCGACGACGTGTGCACGTTCAAAGTCACCATCGAGGACGTGAACGACAATTCCCCCGTTTTTGACAAAGTG GTCTTTCGTGGATACGTATGGAAG GCGTACACCGAATCAGTGCCGCAAGACTTGCCCCTTAGCCGAGAGGTTATGAGGGTATCCGCAACGGACATCGACGACGGGAACAACTCCGTCGTGTATTACAGCCTGTCGCCCAAGAAGCCCGAGGACGGCGTTTACTTTCGAATAGATCGCAACACGGGCGTGATATTTCTCAACAAAACCATCGAC AAAGTGCCGGATTACAAGTTCAGCATGACAGCGACGGCCCAGGACCAGGGAGAGAATCCAAAGTCGAACGTGATCGATCTGGACATACGTGTGGTCGAGTCCCACAAGAAAGCGCCTGTGTTCCTGCCGAGACCCGCCGAGCCGATTCGTTTGCAGGAAAATTTCAGCGACTTCGATGCGAGCATCGTGCAATTAAAGGCTGTGTTGAACAGCGGCGATAAACTtctgttcgagctggttccaGGCACGACGGAGCAAACCAATAAAGGGAATACCTTCAG ATTGGAATCGAACAAGGACGTAGCCGATATAAAGCTGTCCCAGCACCTCGACTACGAGAGCAACACGCAGTACACGCTGATCGTGCGTGTGCAGAATAAGTATCAGTTGGCAGCTGAGACTACGGTCGTTATAGAGGTGTTGGACGTGAACGACAATATACCGGTGTTTCGTGAGATGAAGAAGGGGAGCGTGCTCGAGAACGAGCCACCGGGTGTTCCTGTGATGCAAGTGCGCGCCATAGACGCAGACGGGACCTCGGCTCACAATCAG GTTACCTACGAGCTGGACAACTTCAGAGATCTTTTCGCCATCGACAAGTACACCGGCAACATCACCACGTTGACCACGTTTGACAGAGAAGACGAGGATACGTACAACGTGAAGGTGATCGCGGTGGACAATTCACCGAGCGCCCTTTTCAAGACGGGAGAGCACAACAAGGGCCAGCAAGTGTTCAGGATCGAGATCGCGGATAAAAACGACAATGCACCTCACTTCACGCAAGCCGTGTACACCGCAAACTCGATCCTCGAGAATGCAAACATAAACGAGGCTGTAACGGAGGTGAAAGCCCTCGATTCAGACACCGCAAGCCCAGTTACGTACAGTATCATATTCGGTAACACCGACGATAGTTTCTACATCGAGGACACGACCGGTAAGATTCGCGTGAAGAAACCTTTGGATTACGAGAAGATCACGGAATACAACTTGACGGTTAGAGCGTTCGACGGTTTGTACAACGACACTGCTCAGGTAAAGATTTTCATAGAGAACGTGAACGATAATCCGCCAGTTTTCGAAGACTTTAACAAGAATCCCACTATAGAGGAGGAAAAACTGGTTGAAG GTTGCATCACCACCGTGGTCGCTTACGATCCCGATATCACGAACAGGAACGCTGATCAGCATATTGCTTACGCCATTGTAAAAGAGGATCAGCAACCTTTGATCGGTATCGATAAATCTGGTTGCATAACGTTGAAGAAACCTCTCGATCGGGATCCGCCCTTGGGATACCCTATGTGGAcg GTGATCGTAATGGCTCGGGACGAGGATGGATCTCCGACCGCGTTACGAGAACTGGTAATGGTGAATATCACGTTGATCGATATAAACGACAACGCGCCGTTCCTAGATATGCCGTATCCGGTCGTTTGGGACGAGAACAAGCCACCAGGGAAGATAACGGAGCTGAAAGCTCGGGATTGGGACTCGGAAGAGAACGGTCCACCTTTTCACTTCCAAATAGACAAGAATACCGCGGACGACGAGATTCAGGCGAAATTCGCTATTCGAGATGCCGACTTGTTCGCACGGGTCGAGTTCAATCGGGAAGAACGGAAGAGCTACGATATCCCGATCGCCATCACGGATAGCGGTACACCACCGATGACGGGAACGTCGACTTTGACCGTGATAATAGGGGACGAGAATGATAACCCGATGTCGGAAGGGTCGAGCTCGATATTCGTTTACAATTACAAGGGCGAAGCGCCGAAAACGGAGATCGGCCGGGTGTACGTGAACGATCCGGACGACTGGGATTTGCCCGATAAACATTTCGCCTGGGCCTCGACGCACGAAGGATTTTTGTTGAATCAGGACACCGGCATGATCACCCTTCTACCGGGCATCTCGAACGACACGTTCGTTCTCAAGTTCATAGTGACCGAGCACAGTACGTATATCCCGAGGCATCAAGTGAACGCATACGTGAACGTAACTGTGAAAGAATTGCCGGAAGAAGCGGTGGAGAGATCGGGCTCGGTCCGTTTCTTTGGAATGACAGCGCACGATTTCGTCGCGCCCGATGAAGAAACCGGTGTCAGCAGGaaggaaatatttcaagaaagaatCGCCGACATGCTTAACACCTCGGTGGAGAACGTGGATGTGTTCACGGTGCTTCACTCGCCGCATCACAACAACGAGAGCTTGTTAGACGTTCGTTTCTCGGCGCACGGAAGTCCCTATTACGCCCCCGAGAAATTGAACACGATTCTGGCCCAGCATGCGAAGGAGATCGAGCGAGAGTTAAAGACCGATATTCTTCTCGTGAACATCGACGAGTGCCTGTTCGAGAAACAGTATTGCAACAATAGTTGTCGTAGCTATCTGAATGCCAGCACGGTTCCGTATCCGGTTTATACGAATACGAGTACGTTCGTTGGCGTACGAGCCATCGTAGATCCCCAGTGCACTTGCCACGTGTACGAACCAATAGTTTGCCTGAATGGAGGCACACCGTTGGCTGACCGATGCGAGTGTCCTCCTGGTCTCGAAGGACCAAGATGCGAGCTTCTCGGCATTGGATTTCACGGGGATGGCTGGGCAGTAATGCCACCGCCTGGTCAAGCTTGCGACGACTCTCACCTGG GTCTAGAGATAACGCCTCACATGGACAACGGTCTTGTGTTTTATTTTGGCCCTATGACGTATAGCCCGAAGATGAAAATTCAAGACTTCATGGCTTTGGAACTGCAACAAGGATATGCTGTTCTTTACATGGATTATGGAACTGGCACTGTGCGACTCGATCAACGGCATATCAAACTCACCGATGGCAAAAGCCAcaagatagatatttatttcacgaaGAAT GCGATTGAGATGAAGGTAGACAATTGCGGAATTTCAGCTTGCATTAGTTTAACCCCACCGCAAGGACCAAACGAGCTGTTGAATGTAAATAGTCCAATGCAAATCGGTGGAACTTTGACTAATCTTGCACAACTAGCCTCGCAATTAGGATGGGATTTCAAACCTACTAATAAAGGATTCGTTGGATGTATACGCAACATGACTTTCAATGGAAAT ACATATAACTTAGGAATGCCATCACTATCTAGAAATGCGGATCCTGGTTGCGATCACGGAATGGCAAAGGCAGTTTCCTTTGGAATCGATACCAATTTTCTTGTCGCAATTTTAGTTTGCATCgcgattttgttaatattgttGTTAGCAGTAGTAGTACACAGACGAAAAACTGATGATCTTTACAAGGATATGGACGACATAAGAgagaatataatcaattatgagGACGAAGGTGGCGGTGAGGTAGATACAGGTTACGACTTAAACGTTCTTCGAACGATTTACGATGCTCCGCCTATCGATTCAAAAATACCACCTGTTGGCATGAAAACGAGAG GGTCTGATGAAGTACCAGACATTTGCGGTTTTCTAGACGGCAAGAAAGAAAGCTGTGACAAGGATCCCGATACAAATCCATTCGACGATGTCAGGCATTATGCTTATGAAGGCGAAGGCAATTCAGAGGGTTCCTTGTCGTCTTTGGCTTCTT GTACTGACGATGGAGATCTCaagttcaattatttatcgaattttggaCCGAGATTCCGAAAATTAGCTGACATGTATGGAGAAGAGCCTAGCGATGAGGAGAGTGACGGTGTCGGAGAACGAGAAAGCGAGAGCTGGTGTTGA